The following coding sequences are from one Bifidobacterium sp. window:
- a CDS encoding glycerol dehydrogenase, producing MRKVLCSPGSYIQQENALSSLDKEYKGIGSTGAYLLVDPFIDEHYHDTIVSSFEEAGTNYRIEVFGGECSVEEIDKHRDQSDDYDTLIGIGGGKTLDTAKASAHFAGKPVIIVPTAASSDAPCSRLSVVYTADGTFDHYLPLPKNPEAVIMDTELIAKAPVRFLVSGLGDAFATYYEAAACVQSSALTMAGGHATNAAFALAQLCHDTLLADGVKAVAAVRKGVRTAALENIIEANTLLSGLGFESSGLAAAHAIHNGLTALDGTHSMLHGEKVAYGTLAQMVLENSDIEELREVYAFFREVGLPVSLEDIGVADASDEDLLQVGQLACDKDDTMGNMPFEVTPADVASALRAADELGRTL from the coding sequence ATGCGAAAAGTACTTTGCTCACCAGGAAGTTATATACAACAAGAGAATGCACTCTCATCTCTTGATAAGGAATATAAAGGTATTGGTAGCACAGGAGCATATTTACTCGTTGATCCATTCATCGACGAGCACTACCACGACACCATCGTGTCAAGTTTTGAAGAAGCAGGGACCAACTACCGTATCGAGGTATTCGGCGGAGAATGCTCCGTCGAAGAAATCGACAAGCACCGCGACCAGTCCGATGACTACGACACTCTTATTGGCATTGGCGGTGGAAAAACTCTAGACACCGCTAAAGCTTCTGCCCATTTCGCAGGCAAACCGGTGATCATCGTGCCGACAGCCGCATCCTCAGATGCACCATGCTCGCGTCTTTCAGTGGTGTACACCGCCGACGGCACTTTCGACCACTATCTACCACTGCCCAAAAACCCCGAGGCAGTCATTATGGACACAGAGCTTATTGCCAAAGCACCTGTAAGATTTTTGGTTTCTGGTTTAGGTGACGCCTTCGCCACATATTATGAAGCGGCGGCTTGCGTGCAATCCTCTGCGCTCACAATGGCCGGTGGACACGCGACTAATGCTGCGTTCGCCTTAGCTCAGCTATGCCACGATACCCTACTAGCAGACGGAGTGAAAGCCGTAGCTGCTGTACGCAAAGGGGTGAGGACTGCTGCGCTAGAGAACATCATCGAAGCTAATACACTGCTCAGTGGCTTAGGTTTTGAAAGCAGCGGTTTAGCTGCAGCGCACGCAATACATAATGGGCTCACAGCGCTGGATGGCACTCACTCTATGTTGCATGGAGAAAAAGTTGCATACGGCACACTCGCACAGATGGTTCTCGAAAACAGCGATATCGAGGAATTGCGTGAAGTCTACGCCTTCTTCCGAGAGGTTGGACTGCCTGTATCTCTGGAAGATATCGGTGTTGCAGATGCTAGCGATGAGGATTTGCTGCAAGTGGGACAGCTGGCCTGCGACAAGGATGACACCATGGGCAATATGCCCTTCGAAGTAACTCCTGCCGATGTTGCCTCCGCACTGCGAGCAGCCGATGAGCTCGGCCGGACGTTGTAA
- a CDS encoding MurR/RpiR family transcriptional regulator, with translation MESFEKRLRSLSLTPSQQALASVVLDNPERVAMSTIHVLAADLGINESTISRFALALELKGYSELRSVCRALASNHSGMLWRFTHGDSALSAGTPDRDSNAARMSQREVLAAQDSSAITTSFARIDEQLWDNVVSLLSGAEHVSVMGLRQSQSVASMLVYLLGLVRSDVEDLTVGGASHIDALRNLASSDCVVAIATRPCSKDTVRVAEWSRKHGVPVIAITDEVLGPLTEFADYTLLASTDSEAVLSSMTALVSIVQALTNDVAVADIDSTRQHLEQQEDLLNFFDVYAKKNM, from the coding sequence TTGGAATCGTTTGAAAAACGTCTGCGCAGTTTGTCCTTAACACCGTCGCAACAGGCGCTCGCGTCAGTGGTATTGGATAATCCAGAGCGCGTTGCTATGTCAACAATTCATGTGTTGGCAGCAGACCTGGGTATCAATGAGTCCACTATTTCGCGTTTTGCCTTAGCGTTGGAACTTAAAGGATATTCAGAGCTCAGAAGTGTGTGCAGAGCTTTGGCTAGTAATCACTCTGGAATGTTATGGCGTTTTACGCATGGCGATAGCGCTCTGTCCGCTGGCACTCCTGATCGAGATAGTAATGCGGCACGTATGTCTCAACGTGAAGTGTTGGCTGCCCAAGACAGTTCCGCTATCACCACCAGTTTTGCAAGAATCGACGAACAATTATGGGATAACGTGGTCTCGCTTCTCAGCGGCGCTGAACATGTATCGGTGATGGGTTTGAGGCAATCCCAGTCTGTGGCCTCAATGTTGGTATATCTCTTGGGACTGGTTCGTTCCGACGTTGAGGATCTAACGGTGGGCGGAGCATCACATATTGATGCTCTGCGAAATCTTGCTTCATCGGATTGTGTTGTGGCTATTGCGACACGACCTTGCAGTAAAGATACAGTCAGAGTAGCCGAATGGTCCCGGAAACATGGTGTGCCGGTGATTGCTATAACTGACGAAGTTTTAGGTCCGTTAACCGAGTTTGCCGATTACACACTGCTAGCGAGTACTGACAGTGAAGCTGTTCTTTCATCAATGACAGCTTTAGTGTCGATAGTGCAAGCTTTGACCAACGATGTTGCTGTGGCGGATATTGACAGCACTCGTCAACATCTGGAACAGCAAGAAGATTTATTGAACTTTTTCGACGTGTATGCCAAGAAGAACATGTAA
- a CDS encoding pyridoxal phosphate-dependent aminotransferase gives MVAKSATLVMNEMMQHAVAQGRSVINLGFGEAGLPVMPELRKILSADSARNAYPAVQGSYAVRNALSGYFTRRGIPADADHCLMAPGSKALLFALLQALKGDVVLSRPSWVTYAAQSHMLNKHCVWVDAPESAGGVPDPKLLVSALDSARRAGQNPTTLLLTSPDNPSGTVAGRTVIEQLVHIAKEQNLAIISDEIYRDLAYDQVNFVSPAQLAPERTFVTTGLSKSMALGGWRIGAALFPQNAWGDAVMQEVIGTASEIWSGMPIFLEPVAEYCFSEPSDVLQWVNESRQLHQRVSNEIHHIMVDAGASCRKPSGAFYIYPTFHDSEFAHRLGVSEDESLSHELFERFGIAVLPGSAFGDLPQRMGLRVVTSMMYGTDDESRMETMRMADPLQAPSVKDGLERVHEVFAGVPSNR, from the coding sequence ATGGTTGCAAAATCGGCAACACTAGTAATGAACGAAATGATGCAACATGCCGTAGCGCAAGGGCGTTCAGTCATCAATCTAGGTTTCGGGGAAGCAGGTTTACCAGTGATGCCTGAACTGCGGAAAATCTTGTCTGCGGATTCGGCAAGAAATGCATACCCTGCCGTCCAAGGTTCCTATGCTGTCCGTAATGCTCTTTCTGGATATTTCACTAGGCGTGGGATACCTGCTGATGCAGACCATTGTTTAATGGCTCCCGGTAGCAAGGCTTTGCTTTTCGCATTGTTGCAAGCTTTGAAAGGCGATGTCGTGTTGTCTCGACCTTCCTGGGTGACCTATGCAGCTCAAAGTCACATGCTCAATAAACATTGTGTTTGGGTTGATGCTCCTGAAAGCGCTGGTGGAGTACCAGACCCTAAGTTGCTAGTTTCAGCACTTGACAGTGCTCGTCGTGCTGGCCAAAATCCCACCACTTTGTTGCTCACTTCACCAGATAACCCGAGTGGAACCGTGGCAGGAAGAACTGTCATTGAGCAGCTGGTGCACATTGCCAAAGAACAAAATCTGGCCATAATCTCGGATGAAATCTATCGCGATCTTGCATACGATCAAGTCAATTTCGTTAGCCCCGCACAGCTTGCCCCAGAGAGAACATTTGTGACTACTGGACTATCCAAATCAATGGCGCTCGGGGGATGGCGAATTGGCGCTGCTCTCTTTCCGCAAAATGCTTGGGGCGATGCAGTAATGCAGGAGGTAATTGGTACCGCATCTGAGATTTGGTCAGGCATGCCGATATTTCTGGAACCAGTGGCCGAGTATTGCTTTAGTGAACCATCCGACGTTTTGCAGTGGGTAAATGAAAGCAGACAGCTACACCAGCGGGTTTCGAATGAAATTCACCACATTATGGTTGATGCAGGGGCATCTTGTAGAAAACCTTCGGGGGCTTTTTATATCTATCCAACATTTCACGATTCTGAATTCGCCCATCGCCTAGGCGTCTCGGAAGATGAGTCCCTCAGCCATGAGCTCTTCGAACGTTTCGGTATTGCAGTGCTACCAGGAAGTGCATTTGGTGACCTCCCACAACGGATGGGCCTTCGTGTTGTGACCTCAATGATGTACGGAACAGATGATGAATCTCGTATGGAAACCATGAGGATGGCCGATCCTCTGCAAGCACCTAGTGTTAAAGACGGGCTCGAACGCGTCCACGAAGTGTTCGCTGGCGTACCATCTAATAGATGA
- a CDS encoding glutamate ABC transporter substrate-binding protein has translation MLTPLAGCASTSTNTASAHTINIGIKFDQPGLGYKNGNTYTGFDVSVAKYVAKELGYSADEIVWKEAPSKQRETLLENGDVDLVFATYSITDDRKKVVDFGGPYFVAGQDLLIRSTDTSITGPDSLDGKKLCSVTGSTSAQVIKDHYAQKVQLMEQSGFAECTTALISGTVDAVTTDDIILAGLAAAKGDGQLKVVGKPFTQERYGVGIPKGKTATVTKVNAALKKMVDDGSWKKALNEATKGTGYTPNSTYNPPTVFDAASSTYDFKTSLN, from the coding sequence ATGCTGACACCGTTAGCTGGTTGCGCAAGCACGTCCACAAATACTGCATCCGCCCACACCATTAACATCGGCATCAAATTCGACCAACCTGGTCTTGGATACAAGAATGGCAACACCTACACAGGCTTTGATGTGAGCGTGGCGAAATATGTGGCAAAAGAACTTGGATATTCCGCAGACGAAATCGTTTGGAAAGAAGCACCCTCGAAACAGCGAGAAACATTGCTCGAAAATGGCGACGTTGACCTGGTGTTTGCAACATACTCAATCACCGATGATCGTAAAAAGGTGGTGGATTTTGGCGGACCATACTTCGTAGCTGGACAGGATTTACTGATTCGATCTACTGATACATCAATCACTGGCCCCGACTCTCTAGACGGGAAAAAGCTATGTTCCGTCACAGGCTCAACATCGGCGCAGGTTATCAAAGATCATTACGCGCAGAAGGTGCAGCTCATGGAACAAAGCGGGTTCGCTGAGTGCACCACGGCACTCATTTCAGGAACCGTTGATGCAGTAACTACCGATGACATCATTCTCGCCGGTCTTGCTGCAGCGAAGGGTGATGGTCAACTGAAAGTTGTAGGTAAACCCTTCACTCAGGAGCGCTACGGAGTGGGGATTCCCAAAGGTAAGACTGCGACGGTAACGAAGGTCAATGCAGCCTTAAAAAAGATGGTTGATGATGGTTCGTGGAAGAAAGCTCTCAATGAAGCCACAAAAGGCACAGGGTACACTCCAAATTCCACATACAATCCACCAACAGTATTCGATGCAGCTAGCTCAACGTATGATTTCAAAACCTCACTCAACTAA
- a CDS encoding TIM-barrel domain-containing protein encodes MNNIVQGSNYRFTLLTERLIRLEYSSSGQFEDRKTQLVANREFDPVDYDVQQGRNGHEIEIETKFFHLYYDGGQFAASNLHIDAKYQYTLHDSRWYFGEHVSGNLGGTNATLDLVDGATPIDDGIMSRDGYAFLDDKDSFAIEDNHFVHRQQEEADGYFFAYGRNYREELSDYYRLSGKTPLIPRYALGNWWSRYYRYTQHEYLDLMDKFDCEKVPISVAMIDMDWHRTDDVPARFGSTWTGYTWNRKLFPDPWRFLQELRKQHRHVSLNTHPAGGIRAFEDSYPAVAKALGLDTEKEEPAIFDLDDPQFRKAYFDDVHHPMEKEGVDFWWLDWQQGSSRSKDKVEPLWNLNHYHFLDNERSHDGEGLILSRFAGPGSHRYPVGFSGDTVITWDSLNFQPYFTSTATNIGYTWWSHDIGGHIWGSFDPALSLRWLQLGVFSPINRLHSSDNPFSGKEPWKYRQDVREYMDEYLRLRNRLVPYLDSANIRTHCEDRALIEPLYYRYPDNEESYLYKNQYFFGSELMVAPITTPQDKKLNVGFVDAWMPEGQWMDIFTDLIYQGDREDVDRTMVSSTNLDGQFTTGETAIRLGRTLENIPVFAKLGAIVPMTADPMQNADVLPERLDIHVYGNKDNDYVMYEHLNRSIASTKISIRGGIVHVESEDPDGIIPEGRRLHFKLHAFSLDGTGEFTLANGQTFEGKPENDDRQQSRAREQLLQQLQGAEIPYEEKRGVLKKIDDDLTSPVNLVTYAQTITNVNLRSIVVEYASLIG; translated from the coding sequence TGACTATGACGTTCAACAGGGCAGAAATGGCCACGAGATCGAGATTGAGACCAAGTTTTTTCATCTGTATTACGACGGCGGTCAGTTTGCTGCAAGCAATTTGCACATTGATGCTAAATACCAGTACACGCTCCACGACAGTCGTTGGTATTTCGGTGAGCATGTCAGTGGGAATCTCGGCGGTACCAACGCGACTCTGGATCTGGTTGACGGTGCCACGCCGATTGACGATGGCATCATGAGCCGTGATGGATATGCCTTTTTGGATGACAAGGATTCTTTTGCCATTGAGGACAATCATTTTGTTCATCGTCAGCAGGAAGAAGCAGACGGCTACTTCTTTGCCTATGGTCGAAACTATCGTGAAGAACTCTCCGATTACTATCGCTTGAGTGGCAAGACTCCACTCATACCCCGATATGCACTGGGGAACTGGTGGAGCAGATATTACCGTTATACGCAGCACGAATATCTCGATCTTATGGACAAGTTCGATTGTGAAAAGGTACCGATTAGTGTTGCGATGATTGATATGGATTGGCATCGAACAGATGATGTTCCAGCTCGTTTCGGTAGTACTTGGACTGGATATACGTGGAATCGTAAGCTTTTCCCTGATCCTTGGCGTTTCCTTCAGGAACTGCGCAAACAGCATAGGCATGTCTCACTCAATACGCACCCAGCAGGTGGCATCAGAGCATTTGAGGATTCCTACCCTGCTGTTGCGAAGGCTCTTGGTCTTGATACTGAAAAAGAGGAGCCTGCAATTTTTGATTTGGACGATCCTCAATTTAGAAAAGCGTATTTCGATGATGTTCATCACCCGATGGAAAAAGAGGGTGTTGATTTCTGGTGGTTGGATTGGCAACAAGGGTCTAGCCGCAGCAAAGACAAAGTCGAGCCGCTCTGGAATCTGAATCATTATCATTTTCTTGATAATGAGCGTTCGCATGATGGTGAAGGGCTAATTCTGTCGCGCTTTGCAGGTCCTGGCTCTCATCGCTATCCCGTTGGATTCTCCGGCGACACGGTCATTACCTGGGATTCGTTGAATTTTCAACCGTATTTCACTTCAACAGCCACAAACATCGGGTATACGTGGTGGAGCCATGATATTGGCGGACACATCTGGGGGAGCTTCGATCCTGCACTGTCTTTACGTTGGCTGCAGCTCGGAGTATTCAGCCCGATTAATAGATTGCATAGCTCTGATAACCCATTCTCTGGCAAAGAGCCGTGGAAATATCGTCAAGACGTTCGTGAATACATGGATGAATACTTACGGTTGCGCAACAGATTGGTGCCATATCTCGACAGCGCGAATATACGCACTCACTGCGAAGACCGCGCACTCATTGAGCCGTTGTACTATCGCTATCCTGATAATGAAGAAAGTTACCTGTACAAGAATCAGTACTTCTTTGGCAGCGAGTTGATGGTTGCTCCTATTACCACGCCACAAGATAAGAAACTTAACGTTGGATTCGTGGATGCCTGGATGCCCGAAGGCCAGTGGATGGATATCTTCACCGACTTGATTTATCAAGGAGATCGCGAAGATGTTGACCGTACTATGGTGTCGAGCACTAATTTGGATGGCCAATTTACAACTGGTGAGACCGCAATTCGTTTGGGACGAACGCTTGAGAATATTCCAGTTTTCGCCAAACTCGGTGCAATTGTGCCGATGACGGCGGATCCTATGCAGAATGCTGACGTCCTTCCAGAGCGCCTTGATATTCATGTGTATGGTAATAAAGACAATGACTATGTCATGTATGAGCATCTTAACCGGAGTATTGCATCGACGAAGATCAGCATTCGTGGTGGCATTGTCCATGTGGAATCAGAGGATCCAGACGGCATTATTCCTGAGGGACGGCGTCTGCATTTCAAGCTGCATGCTTTCTCTCTCGACGGTACTGGTGAGTTCACCTTGGCTAATGGGCAGACTTTCGAAGGGAAGCCCGAGAATGATGATCGTCAGCAAAGTAGAGCACGAGAGCAGTTGTTGCAACAGCTGCAGGGTGCTGAAATTCCGTATGAGGAAAAACGCGGGGTGCTCAAAAAAATCGATGATGATCTCACTTCGCCGGTCAATTTGGTGACTTACGCGCAGACCATCACTAATGTGAATCTACGATCAATCGTGGTTGAGTATGCTTCGCTGATCGGCTAG